CCGCCACACATTCGGAAACTTCTCGAAGTAGGCAGCGCGATACTTCGATCCGTCGGGGTCGTTCCAGAACTCGACCGGCATGCTGACGAAGGGCCGGGTGCATACGAGCTCCCCCGGCTCTTCCACCACCGGATGGCCCTCTTCGTCGAATATGTGCACCGCCATGCCGAGAGCGCGGCACTGGATCTCGCCGCGATATACCGGGCCGATGGGATTCCCGCCGGCGAAGCACGACACGATGTCGGTGCCGCCGCTGATGCTCGCAAGATGGACGTCCTGCTTGATCTTCGAGTACACGTAGTCGAAGCTGTGCAGCGCCAGCGGGCTTCCCGTCGAGAGAATAGTGCGCAGCGCCGACAGATCGTGTGATGCACCCGGCTCGAGCCCGTTCTTCTCGCACATCGCCAGGTACTTTGCGCTCGTCCCGAAGACGGTGAGCTTCTCGCGCGCCGCCATGTCCCAGAGCGCGTCGGCCTGCGAAGGAAAAGGCGCCCCGTCGTAAAGCACGATGGTCGAACCGACCGCCAATGCGCTCACCAGCCAGTTCCACATCATCCATCCAAGCGTGGTGAAATAGAAGACGCGGTCCTCACGCTTGAGATCGGCGTGCAGCAGCAGCTCCTTGTAATGCTGGAGCAGAGTTCCGCCGGCGCCATGCACCATGCACTTCGGCAGGCCCGTCGTCCCCGACGAATACAGGATGTACAGCGGATGATCGAACGGCAGCATCTCGAACTCGACGCTACCCCACGCGCTCGCCGAGAACTCGTTCCACGGGACCGCGTGCGCCAGGTGTGATATGTCCGGTTGCCTGTCGCCATAGGCTACCACGACCACCTGCTCGATTGATTCAATCCGCTCGACGACGTCAGCGACTCGCCCGAGGCAGTCTATCTTCCTGCCTGCGTACGTGTAGCTGTCCGCGCAGAAGAGAATGCGCGGCTCGATCTGTCCGAATCTGTCGAGCACGCCCTGCACGCCGAAGTCGGGAGAGCACGACGACCACACGGCGCCGATCGAAGCGGCCGCCAGCATCGCGATGACCGCCTCGGGGATGTTGGGCATGAACCCCGCCACGCGATCCCCCGCGCGAACGCCATGCTCACGGAGAGCCGCCGCCACGCGTGCCACCTCGTCGTGAAGCTGGGCGTACGACAGCACGCGTTGCCGGCCGCTCTCGTTCCATGCGACGATCGCGTCGCGCTCGTCGCGATACCGAAGGAGATTCTCGGCGAAGTTGAGCCGCGCACCGATGAACCAGCGGGGACCGTGATCGTGGTCGGGCGGCGCCATCCGGTCGACACCGCGCACGATCTCGTCCCAGGGATCCTCGTCGTCGCCGCGCGACGCCGAGACAAGTCCGGCGAACCGCCACATCGCCGGCCAGAATTTCTCCGGGTGGAGCACCGACCAGTGATAGAGGTCGTCGTACGACCCGCCGGCGTCGGCATGTCGCAGGAAAGCAGACATGTTCGCCTGCGCCACGCGCTCCGCCGACGGAATCCACATCGGCTCGCTGGTGCTATCCTGATTCACAGCGGATACCGGGACTGCGGCCAAATCAGCTCGTCGGCGGGCTGAACTGCCCGTGCTGCACGTCCAGCCACGACTTGTGGTAAGCCGGGTCCTCGATCGCGGTCGCCGCCTTCGCGACCCTGAGCGGACGAAAGCTGTCCATCATCACCGCCAGCTCGTCGGTGTACCTGGCGCCGATGCTCGCCTCCGCGCGCCCCGGATGCGGACCGTGCGGAATTCCGTCGGGATGGTGCGTGATGCTGCCGAACTCGATTCCCTTGCGGCTCATGAACTCGCTCGACGCGTAGTAGAGAACCTCGTCCGAGTCCACGTTGCTGTGGTTGTAGGGCGCAGGAATCGCGTCGGGATGGAAGTCGTAGGGCCGCGGGCAGAACGAGCAGACGACGAATCCGTCGCCCTGGAACGTCTGATGAACCGGCGGCGGCTGGTGCACTCGCCCGACGATCGGCTCGAAGTCCATGATGTTGAACGCCCACGGGTAGAAATAGCCGTCCCAACCGACGACGTCGAACGGATGGTGATCGAGCACAATCTCGTTGATCCCGTCGTACTGCTTCACGAGGAGCGGAAAGTCGCCTTTCTCGTCGTGAGACTTCAGCTCGAGCGGACGCCGGATGTCGCGCTCGGAGTAAGGCGCGCCTTCCACCAGCTGTCCGAATTCATTTCGATACCGCTTGGGAGTGCGGATGTGCCCGCGGCTCTCCATCACCAGCAGCTTCGTCTGCTCGCCTTCGAGGTTCAGGTGGTAGCGATGCAGGATGCCGCGGTGCACGACAAGATAATCGCCCTCTCCGAAGGGAAGGTCGCCGTACACCGTCTCGAGAACGCCCTTCCCCTTGCTGACGTAAACCAGCTCGTCGCCCTGGGCGTTACGATAGAAGTAATCGTCGTTCCTGTCGGGCTCGACGTAGAGCATCGCGATGTCCTGATTGAACAGGAGCGGCATCCGGTCGAGCGTCGGGCTGCCACCCTTCTTCACGCGCGACGTGAGGAAGTGGCGGTGATGCAGAGTCCGATCATCGTCCGCCTCGTATTTCGTCTCCGTCACACGGCGCACTGACTTCACCATCGTCGGCGGATAGATGTGGTAAAGCAGAGACGACGTCCCGGTGAAGCCATCGTGCCCCATCAGCTCTTCGGCGTAGAGCCCGCCGTCGGGCTTCCTGAAGGCGATATGCCTCTTCCGGGGAATGGATCCAAGCGTATGGTAGTTCGGCATTCAGCTGCTCCCCAGGTGCGACCTGTCGACGTGCTTCAGAGATTCCCGCGAAGGTCCTGCTCGCGTTCGAGCGCCTCGAACAGCGCTTTGAAATTTCCCGCCCCGAAACTCTTCGCGCCCTTCCGCTGAATGATCTCGTAGAAGACAGTGGGGCGGTCCTCGACGGGCTTGGTGAAGATCTGGAGCAGATACCCCTCGTCGTCGCGGTCCACCAGAATTCCGAGGTCACGCAGCGGCGCGATGTCTTCGTCTATCTTGCCGACACGCTCGGTGACGCTGTCGTAATATGTCGCGGGAACGCGCAGGAACTCCACGCCGCGATCGCGCAGCCCGGTTACGGTGGTGATGATGTCGTCCGTGGCCATGGCGATGTGCTGCACTCCAGGACCGTCGTAGAACTCGAGGTACTCGTCAATCTGCGACTTCTTCTTCCCCTGTGCCGGCTCGTTGATCGGGAACTTGATGCGCCCGTTGCCGTTCGACATCACCTTCGACATGAGAGCCGAATATTCGGTGGCGATGGTCTTGTCGTCGAACGAGAGAATGTTGGTGAAGCCGAGCACTTGCTCGTAGAAGCCGACCCACTTGTTCATCGCGCCCAGCTCGACGTTTCCGACGCAGTGGTCAACGTACCTGAGACCCGCCGGCTTCGGCTTGTATACCGACGTCAGCGGCACGAAGCCGGGCATGAACAGACCGCGATAGTCGCTCCGCTCGACGAGGCTGTGGATCGTGTCGCCATAAGTGTGAAGCGCGGCGATCACGATCTCACCGCTGTCGTCCTTCATGACGGTCGGCTCCATCGCCGACTTCGCCCCGCGCTCGACGGCAAGCGCGAACGCGGTGCGCGCATCGTCCACCCACAGCGCGATGTCGCGGACCCCGTCACCGTGCCTGTGAATGTGATCCGCGATCGCACCCGATGACCTGATGGGCGTCGTGAAAATGAAGCGGACCTTGTCCTGCTGGAGGAGGTAGCTGGCGGCGTCGCGGAAGCCGGTCTCAGGCCCGCGGTAGGCGACGAGCTCGAATCCGAAAGCGGAGCGATAGAAGTGACTGGCCTGCCTGGCGTTTCCGACGTAGAACTCGATGAAGTCGGTGCCGTTGATGGGGAATGTATCCGTTGCCGTCGACGGCGCGGGCAATGCTGCGGTTGCCATGGTTTTCTCCGTTACCCGTTACCTGCTACCCGTTACCCGTTGCCCGTTCCCTCCCGCGCGCTTCGGCAAGCTTGCGGGCTATCCCGCGATAAAACGCCGCGTCGGCGGGTTTCTGCTGTTCCTCGAGCCCGAGCGCGGCGAGCTCGATGGCGTAAAGTATGTTGCCGAGGTAGAGCTGAGCTGTCGCGGCGACTGTTTCAGTCCCGTCGGCGGAAGGAGGAGCCGGGTAGCCAGCCTCATCCATGCGACCGGCCCTGCGGAACGGGGGTTACCTCCCCCGTCGCAAACCGTGTGTCGGAGGTGATGACTTTCACGACGATCGCCGTGATGTTGTCTATTCCGCCATTGTTGTTCGCGTCCGCAATCATCGCATTCACGATGCGCTCCGGCGTAGCGCGTGACTGAAGAAGCTGCTGGAGCCGCTTGTCCTCGACCATTCCCGTAAGACCGTCGCTGGCAAGGAGAAAGACGTCGCCGACCTGTGTCTCACCGGTGATGATGTCGGGCTCGATCTCGTTGCTCATGCCGATGCAGCACGTGATGACGTTGCTCTGCGGATGATGCCTCGCCTGCTCGGCCGTGATGAGCCCGGCGTCCACCTGCTCCTGGACCAGCGAGTGATCTCGCGTCAGCTGCCTCATCTCGCCGTCGCGGACCAGGTAGATGCGCGAATCGCCGACATGCCCGATCATATAGCGCGTGTCGGACAGAAGAAGCGCCGACGCAGTGCTGCCCATTCCCGTCTTCTCCACCTCGCTCATCGTGCGCTGGAAGACCTGACGGTTGGCGAGGCGAAGAGTGGACGCCAGCCTCCGACCGGCCTCTTCGGCCGCGAGATCGTTGACGTCGGCGAGCTCGCTGGCGATGAGATCAACGGCCATCTGGCTGGCGATCTCGCCCGCCGCATGGCCCCCCATGCCGTCCGCGACGATGAAGAGGCCGCGGTACTCGTTGGCGTCGGCGTAGAGGTTGTCCTCGTTCCCCTTGCGCAGCCTGCCCGTATCGGTTCTAGCTGAGACAGCCAGGTGCACTAATGAGCGCTCCCCGCGATGCGCGGGCAAGAAAATGTCAATGGATTGGCTCACAAAAAGGTTAACTCAGTACACAAACTACGCCACAGTCCACGGGGGCAGCAAGCGTTGTCCTGCCCGAAGTATTTCTTCCCCGCTCTGAAGCCGCCAGAGGCGCTCGTAGAGTCCGCCCCGCGCAAGGAGGGCTTCGTGGGTCCCCCGCTCGACCACCTCGCCGTGGTGCAGGACGAGAATCTCGTCGGCGCTGACGATGGTGCTCAGCCGGTGGGCGATGGCGATCGTCGTGCGCCCCTCCATGAGAATCGCCAGGGCGCGCTGAATCTCCGCCTCGATCTCGCTGTCCACGGCGCTCGTCGCTTCATCCAGAATCAACAGCGAAGCATCGGCTGCCACGGCCCGTGCGAATGACAGCAGCTGACGCTCCCCGACACTGAGTGAAGCTCCCCGCTCGCCAAGCTGCTGGCCATAGCCACCGGGCAGACGGCGGACTATGCGGTCGGCGCCGACCTTCGCCGCCGCTTCCGCGACCTCGTCGTCGGTGAGCGGATTCGAAAGCCGGATATTCGTCGCGACGTCGCCCGCGAAGAGGAAAATGTCCTGCTGAACGTAGGCGATCAGCCCGCGCAGCTCGTCCAGCGGCATCTCCTCGATGTCCACGCCATTAACGAGGATTCTGCCCCGCTGCGGCCGGTAGAACCGCATCAGCAGGTTCACGATTGTGGTCTTGCCCGCACCGGTATGCCCGACGATAGCGAGCGTCCTGCCCGGCTCGGCCGTGAACGAGACGCCCTTCAGCACCCACTCCGGCTCTGCCGGCGCGCCCGAAGACCTGCCGGCGACATGGCCGACGTCATAAGCGAACCAGACTCCGTCGAAACGCACCTCGACTTTCATCCTCTGCCGCTCGCGCGGCCCAGTGCGAATCGGGATAGTCGAGGGCTCAGTATCGAGGAGCATGAAGATCCGCTCCGAGCTCGCCATCGCGCTTTGAAGGATGTTGAATTTTTCGGCGAGGTCCTGGAGCGGCTGGTAGAATCGCCGGCTGAGCTGGAGAAATGCGGCCAGCGCGCCCACGGTGAGAGTATTGGCGTGAACGAGCGAGGCGCTGACGACGACCAGCAGCGCGACCGCAACTGACGTCAGCACCTCGATCGCCGGAAAATAGATGGCGTATACAGTGATTGACCTCTTGTGCGCCTCCAGATGGTCCGCGTTCAGCTTGCTGAATCGCTCCGCTTCGTGCTCCTCGCCTCCGAACAGCTGCACGATGCGCATTCCGGTGATGCGTTCCTGGAGGAAGGAGTTGATGCGCGCGAGCCGGGTCCGAATGTCGCGATAGGCGTCGCGAACGCCGGTGCGGAACCAGTCGGACACTCCTGCCACCAGAGGAATCACGAGCAGCACCGCAATTGACAGCCGCCAATCGAGGAGAAACATCGTCACGCCGATCGCGATCAGCGCGAAGAGGTCGCCGAGTCCGGAGACGACACCCGAGGTGAAGAGTTCGTTCAGGGTCTCGACGTCGGACGTCACGCGGGTGATGAGGCGGCCGGCGGGATTTCTGTCGAAGAAGGCGACGGACAGGCGCTGAAGATGCGCAAAGATCTCGATCCTGAGATCACGCATCACGCTCTGGCCGAGAAGATTGGTCAGCATCGCCTCGCCGAAGGAGCAGATGAACTGGGCGACGAGCGTGACAGCGAAGAGAATCGCGGCACGCACGATCGCTCCTTCGTCGCGCTTCGGAAGGGCGACGTCTATGACCTGCCGTGTGAGGAGAGGACCGGCGAGCTGAAGCACGCCTTCTATGAGAAGCAGCGCCAGCGCGGCGGCGACGAGCGCCTTGTACGGGCGGACATACTTCAGCAGCCTCCGCATGAGGCGCGCGTCATATGTTCTCGCCAGCGCGTCTTCTTCGTGCAGGGTTGCGGGGCTCGACATCCAGCGGTATGGTAACGGCAGATATGTCGCCACGCCACCGACGTCGGGGGAATGGTACGCAGGTTGCACTCCCCCGAGGTTGCAGTCCAGCTATCTGGGCTCATTTCACCCTACGGAGGAGAGATGAATTTTCTCGCATGGATCGTCCTTGGCCTGATCGCAGGAGCGATTGCCAAGGCAATTATGCCGGGCAACGACCCTGGTGGAATCATCGTCACGATGATCATCGGTATTGTCGGCGCAGTCATCGGCGGTTTCCTCGGCAGTACGCTGATGGGAGCCCCGCTGACGGGCTTCTCGCTCCAGAGCATGCTGCTCGCGGTCGTCGGAGCGCTGATTCTTCTCTGGATCTACAGAATGTCCACGCGGGGCCGTACTCGAGTACCATAGCGGCCACGGCCTCGGCAGGGTGAGGGAGTAGTCCATGCCGCTCTGGCTCTACTGGATCCTTCTCGGTCTGGTAGCGGGAACATTGGCCAAGTTCCTGGTGCCAGGGCGGGATCCATCTGGCTGCATCGTCACGATCCTGCTCGGAATCATCGGCGCGGTGATCGGCGGGTTCATTGGAACCCGCTTCGGCTGGGGCACCGTATCCGCCGGCAGCTTCGATCTCAGATCGGTCGCGCTCTCCACCTTAGGGGCCATCGTCCTGCTCCTCGCCGGGAGATTGGTGAGGCGCCTTTAGTTCAAGAGCGTTTTTTACCACAGATGGCACAGATGGGCACAGATGAAAACCCCGGGGTTTTCATCTGTGCCCATCTGTGCATCTGTGGTAAAGCGCTCTGGGAATCGGGGTTTCTTCGGCATTGCCGCCCCCGAGTGAATAACTTGCAAACGTGAAAGAGAGCATCGTCATCCGCGGCGCCCGACAGCACAATCTCAAGGGATTCGATCTCGAGATTCCGCGCCGCACCTTCACTGTCATCACCGGGCCCTCGGGATCGGGCAAGTCGTCCCTCGCCTTCGATACGATCTACGCCGAAGGACAGCGCCGGTACGTCGAATCGCTGTCGGCATACGCCCGCCAGTTTCTCGAACGCATGGAAAAGCCGGACGTCGATTCCATTGACGGATTGTCACCCGCTGTCGCCATCGAGCAGCGGAATCTGACCAAGACATCGCGCTCCACGGTCGGCACCGCCACCGAGATCTACGACTACCTCCGCCTCCTGTGGGCACGCGTCGGACACACACACTGCCCGGTCTGCGCGCGCGAGATGAAATCCGACACGGTGCAGTCAGTCGCCGATACGGTGCTTCGGCTGTCGCCTGGAATCCGGTTCTACGTCGCTTTCCCGCTCCGCCTTTCCGAGCGCGTCACGCACGCGGTCGTGGTGGAGAATCTGCGCGCGCAGGGTTTTCTGCGCGTTTACGCCAGTGGCGCAATGTTGCATCTCGACGACCTCGCCGGATCGAATACAGATCTCACCAGGGTCGCCGAGGTGCTGGTAGTCGTGGACCGACTGGCGCTGTCAGACGATGTCGGAGCACGTCTCAACGACGCCATCGGAACCGCTTTCGCCGACGGCGATGGCGAGTGCGTAATCGTTCTCGCGGATACGCTGGAGAAGCTTCGCTTCACCGAAAGATTCGAGTGTCCCTACGACGGCGCCCGCGCACCGGCGCCGTCGCCCCAGTTGTTCTCGTTCAACAATCCACGCGGCGCGTGCGAGCGATGCAATGGCTTCGGCGCGGTGCTCGAGTACGACGAGTCTCTCATCGTTTGCAATCCCGACCGCACTCTCCGGGACGGTGCAATAGATCCGTGGACGAAGCCGCGCTACGACAACAAGCGGCGCGCTCTCGCCGACTTCGCGAGGCGCGAGGACATTCCGATGGACAAGCCGTGGCGCGAGCTCACCGCGTCGCAGCAGCACATCCTCCTCAACGCACGCACCCGCGGCTACAAGGGCATCCTGCCCTTCCTCTCCGACCTCGAGGAGAAACGCTACAAGCAGTACATCCGGATCTTCCTTCGCCAGTACCAGACGGCGCAGGAATGTCCCGACTGCCACGGCGCCAAGCTGAAGCCGGAAGCGCTCAACGTGCGGGTGGACGGCCGCACCATCGCCGAGATCTCGGACCTCGCTGTGGGCCGTTTGTGCGAGTGGGTGGATGAGCTCGTCCTGTCGGAGTTCGAGCAGTCGGTCGCCGAGACGATTCTGCGCGAAGCGCGCGAGCGGATCAGATTTCTGCGCGACGTTGGACTCGACTACCTGTCGCTCAACCGTGCGACGCGCACGCTGTCCGGCGGTGAAGCGCAGCGAATCGGTCTCGCGAACTCACTCGGATCGCAGCTCGTGGACACTCTCTACGTTCTCGACGAGCCATCCATCGGACTGCATCCGCGCGACATGAGCCGCCTCCTCGGTCTCCTGAAGCGGCTTCGCGACTCGGGCAACACCGTTCTGGTGGTCGAGCACGACCTGGCGGCGATCGAGGCGGCGGACTTCATGGTCGAGCTCGGTCCGGGCAGCGGAGAGCATGGCGGCGAGGTGGTATTCGCCGGACCAATGTCGCGCGTGCACGAGAGTCCCCTTACCGGAAAGTATCTCACCGGGGAGCGGGAGATTCCGCTTCCGCTGGAGCGCAGACGGGTGGGTCCAAGATGGATCACGCTCACCGGCGCGAGAGAGCACAACCTGCAGGGCGTTGACGTTCGGATTCCGCTCGGCGCCATGACAGTGGTCACCGGCGTTTCCGGGTCGGGAAAAAGCACTCTCGTGCATGACGTCCTGTTCCGCGCGCTCGAGACGCTGATCGAGGGCGAGAACACCGCCAAGCGTCACCTCGGCGAAACGGTCGGATCATATTCGACGCTCACCGGCTGGGATGCGATAGACGAAGTCGTGATGATAGACCAGAGCCCGATCGGTAAATCGCCCCGGTCGAATCCGGTCACGTACATCAAGGCGTTCGACCAGATCCGATCGATCTTCGCCGACGCGCTGGTCGCGCGGCAGCGCAAGTACACGCCGAGCACGTTCAGCTTTAACGTCGAGGGCGGGCGGTGCGAGGATTGTGAAGGCGCCGGGTCGCTCGAGGTCGAGATGGTGTTCATGGCCGACGTTCATGTCCCGTGCGACGCGTGCGGGGGCAAGCGGTTCAAGCCGGAAGTGCTCGACGTCAAGGTGAATGGGAAGAGCATCGCGGACGTGCTCGAGCTCACCGTGGACCAGGCGATCCGGTTCTTCCCGCGCGAGGAGAAGCTCGGCCAGGCGCTGTGGCAGCTCCAGCAGGTCGGACTGGGATACCTTCGCCTCGGTCAGCCGGCGACGACGCTCTCGGGCGGTGAGTCGCAGCGAATCAAGATCGCGCGCGAGCTGGCCGCAGCGGGACGGAAGCGCGGGCGCAAGCTGTACATCATGGACGAGCCGACGACGGGGCTGCACCTCGAGGACATCCGGAAGCTCACTGAGGTTCTCGACCGGCTGATCGAGCATGGCCACACGCTGCTTCTCATCGAGCACAATCTCGACATCGTCAAGATCGCGGACTGGATCATTGATCTAGGGCCGGAAGGCGGCATCGGTGGCGGACTCCTCGTGGCGATGGGCCGGCCCGAAGAGATCGCCGCGGTGCCCCAATCGTACACCGGACAGTTTCTCGCGCCCATCCTGCGCAAGTCACCATTGCCTGTCGCGACCGAGAAGCGGCAACGCGTGGCGCGCTAGCGATTCTCCTGCGCCATGCGCGCGAGCTTCGTGACGAGCGCGCGCGGTGCGATCCTCTCCGCCTGCACCATGATCCTGTCGCGCACGCCCGGGATCGCGACACGCGTTCCCCGCATCATCGCCGCGTAGCCATACCGCGCAACGTCATCGGCTGCGGCGACGCCGAGCCTGGTGAACAATCTGGAATTGGAGGTGCCCGCCGTTTTGGCGAAATGCGTCGCCGTCGCGCCAGGGCAGAGGCATGTCACCGTGACGTCGCTATTGCGCAGCTCCTCGGCGAGCGCCTGGGAGAAGCTGAGGACGTATGCCTTGGTTGCGTAGTACACCGCCATCAGAGGGCCGGGCTGGAATGCGGCAGTGGAGGCGACGTTCATGACGCGCCCTTCCCTGCGTTGCAGCATTGCCGGAAGAAACAGCTTCGCGAGGTGTGTGAGCGCGGCGATGTTGACCTGGATCATGTCCAGCTCGCGATCCAGGTCGGTGTCGCTGAACTCGCCGCCCAGCCCGAAGCCAGCGTTGTTGATGAGGAAATCAACGCGCTTTCCCTCCGCCGTGACGGCATCGAACAATCTTTGCGGTGACGCCGGATCCGCGAGATCCGACGCGATGACCATGACTTTGACGCCGTACTTTCCTTCGAGAGTCCCCGCCGCGGCCTCGAGGGCATCGCGGTGGCGCGCGACGAGGATGAGATCATGACCGTGGGCGGCGAGCTGCTTTGCGAGCTCCAGGCCGATGCCGGCCGAGCCCCCGGTTACGAGGGCGGTCTTTTTCTGATTTGATTTTGACGTGGTGGTCATCTTGTCTGGGATATGGAGGGACGTCCTGGCGGGCTGGAGTGGATAATAGACGGCATCCAACGGCAAGGCGCATGCGACGAGCCATCGCGGTTGATTTAGGTCTTCGCCCGGCGTAGTTTTCTCAGACCATTCCCGAGTAGCTCAGGTGGTAGAGCAGGTGACTGTTAATCACCGGGTCGGGGGTTCAAGTCCCTCCTCGGGAGCTTTGTAAGTGGGTCCATGACAAGTAGTTAGGGAACAGGCTCAGGCGAACTTGCCCGAGCCTGTTTCTTTTTATGCACCCAACCAACTACTGACCTTCATGAAATTGGGGTGAGGCCCCGGCGCGGGGATTCCGCACACGTACGCACATGTCGCGCGAAAGCGCTTACCCGAACTCGCTGAAGATCAGTAACGGGGGATGTCCGGCGCCGCCTCCCGTGCCTTGATCTCGATCGGCTCCGCGGCGCCCTCGCCGGGCGTCCGCGGGATGCCGTTCTCGGTGAAGAAGCGCGTCATGAATCGCTGCCCCTCACCGATCCGCTCGACCTCGATCGCGACGGCGTCCACGGACTGCTCGAGGTGCGTCAAGCCGTCGGTGAACTCGCGGGGTAGGTCAGGGATCGCCGACCCCCCCCAGCGCCAGATACGGCGCGCGTAGCGCCTCGGTGCGAGCCGCCACACGAGGTACGCGCCGAGGAGCAGCAGCCCGGCATGTACGCCGGTATGGAGCAGTTCCCCCTCCGCGGC
This genomic window from Gemmatimonadaceae bacterium contains:
- a CDS encoding acetoacetate--CoA ligase, yielding MNQDSTSEPMWIPSAERVAQANMSAFLRHADAGGSYDDLYHWSVLHPEKFWPAMWRFAGLVSASRGDDEDPWDEIVRGVDRMAPPDHDHGPRWFIGARLNFAENLLRYRDERDAIVAWNESGRQRVLSYAQLHDEVARVAAALREHGVRAGDRVAGFMPNIPEAVIAMLAAASIGAVWSSCSPDFGVQGVLDRFGQIEPRILFCADSYTYAGRKIDCLGRVADVVERIESIEQVVVVAYGDRQPDISHLAHAVPWNEFSASAWGSVEFEMLPFDHPLYILYSSGTTGLPKCMVHGAGGTLLQHYKELLLHADLKREDRVFYFTTLGWMMWNWLVSALAVGSTIVLYDGAPFPSQADALWDMAAREKLTVFGTSAKYLAMCEKNGLEPGASHDLSALRTILSTGSPLALHSFDYVYSKIKQDVHLASISGGTDIVSCFAGGNPIGPVYRGEIQCRALGMAVHIFDEEGHPVVEEPGELVCTRPFVSMPVEFWNDPDGSKYRAAYFEKFPNVWRHGDWAELTGHDGMIIYGRSDAILNPGGVRIGTAEIYRQVEQLPEIVESVAVGQEIGEGASGDVQIVLFVRLREGDTLDDALRDRIRKQIRDNTSPIHVPKKIVQVSDIPRTISGKISEIAVREVLHGRPVNNTDALANPESLKLFEKGAQGV
- a CDS encoding homogentisate 1,2-dioxygenase, translating into MPNYHTLGSIPRKRHIAFRKPDGGLYAEELMGHDGFTGTSSLLYHIYPPTMVKSVRRVTETKYEADDDRTLHHRHFLTSRVKKGGSPTLDRMPLLFNQDIAMLYVEPDRNDDYFYRNAQGDELVYVSKGKGVLETVYGDLPFGEGDYLVVHRGILHRYHLNLEGEQTKLLVMESRGHIRTPKRYRNEFGQLVEGAPYSERDIRRPLELKSHDEKGDFPLLVKQYDGINEIVLDHHPFDVVGWDGYFYPWAFNIMDFEPIVGRVHQPPPVHQTFQGDGFVVCSFCPRPYDFHPDAIPAPYNHSNVDSDEVLYYASSEFMSRKGIEFGSITHHPDGIPHGPHPGRAEASIGARYTDELAVMMDSFRPLRVAKAATAIEDPAYHKSWLDVQHGQFSPPTS
- the hppD gene encoding 4-hydroxyphenylpyruvate dioxygenase, producing the protein MATAALPAPSTATDTFPINGTDFIEFYVGNARQASHFYRSAFGFELVAYRGPETGFRDAASYLLQQDKVRFIFTTPIRSSGAIADHIHRHGDGVRDIALWVDDARTAFALAVERGAKSAMEPTVMKDDSGEIVIAALHTYGDTIHSLVERSDYRGLFMPGFVPLTSVYKPKPAGLRYVDHCVGNVELGAMNKWVGFYEQVLGFTNILSFDDKTIATEYSALMSKVMSNGNGRIKFPINEPAQGKKKSQIDEYLEFYDGPGVQHIAMATDDIITTVTGLRDRGVEFLRVPATYYDSVTERVGKIDEDIAPLRDLGILVDRDDEGYLLQIFTKPVEDRPTVFYEIIQRKGAKSFGAGNFKALFEALEREQDLRGNL
- a CDS encoding Stp1/IreP family PP2C-type Ser/Thr phosphatase, encoding MHLAVSARTDTGRLRKGNEDNLYADANEYRGLFIVADGMGGHAAGEIASQMAVDLIASELADVNDLAAEEAGRRLASTLRLANRQVFQRTMSEVEKTGMGSTASALLLSDTRYMIGHVGDSRIYLVRDGEMRQLTRDHSLVQEQVDAGLITAEQARHHPQSNVITCCIGMSNEIEPDIITGETQVGDVFLLASDGLTGMVEDKRLQQLLQSRATPERIVNAMIADANNNGGIDNITAIVVKVITSDTRFATGEVTPVPQGRSHG
- a CDS encoding ABC transporter ATP-binding protein translates to MQPAYHSPDVGGVATYLPLPYRWMSSPATLHEEDALARTYDARLMRRLLKYVRPYKALVAAALALLLIEGVLQLAGPLLTRQVIDVALPKRDEGAIVRAAILFAVTLVAQFICSFGEAMLTNLLGQSVMRDLRIEIFAHLQRLSVAFFDRNPAGRLITRVTSDVETLNELFTSGVVSGLGDLFALIAIGVTMFLLDWRLSIAVLLVIPLVAGVSDWFRTGVRDAYRDIRTRLARINSFLQERITGMRIVQLFGGEEHEAERFSKLNADHLEAHKRSITVYAIYFPAIEVLTSVAVALLVVVSASLVHANTLTVGALAAFLQLSRRFYQPLQDLAEKFNILQSAMASSERIFMLLDTEPSTIPIRTGPRERQRMKVEVRFDGVWFAYDVGHVAGRSSGAPAEPEWVLKGVSFTAEPGRTLAIVGHTGAGKTTIVNLLMRFYRPQRGRILVNGVDIEEMPLDELRGLIAYVQQDIFLFAGDVATNIRLSNPLTDDEVAEAAAKVGADRIVRRLPGGYGQQLGERGASLSVGERQLLSFARAVAADASLLILDEATSAVDSEIEAEIQRALAILMEGRTTIAIAHRLSTIVSADEILVLHHGEVVERGTHEALLARGGLYERLWRLQSGEEILRAGQRLLPPWTVA
- a CDS encoding GlsB/YeaQ/YmgE family stress response membrane protein, with the translated sequence MNFLAWIVLGLIAGAIAKAIMPGNDPGGIIVTMIIGIVGAVIGGFLGSTLMGAPLTGFSLQSMLLAVVGALILLWIYRMSTRGRTRVP
- a CDS encoding GlsB/YeaQ/YmgE family stress response membrane protein; translation: MPLWLYWILLGLVAGTLAKFLVPGRDPSGCIVTILLGIIGAVIGGFIGTRFGWGTVSAGSFDLRSVALSTLGAIVLLLAGRLVRRL